In the genome of Ignavibacteriales bacterium, one region contains:
- the gatC gene encoding Asp-tRNA(Asn)/Glu-tRNA(Gln) amidotransferase subunit GatC: MSVTRKDVEHIAKLAKLKFDDSEIEKLTSEMNNILLYMEKLNEVDTSSVEPLSHPVEMNNVFREDIKGKSLSAEEALKNAPSKDDKYFHVPKVIG; encoded by the coding sequence ATGTCAGTAACAAGAAAAGATGTTGAGCATATTGCTAAACTTGCAAAATTAAAATTTGATGATTCAGAAATTGAAAAACTTACTTCTGAAATGAATAATATTCTTCTTTATATGGAAAAGCTTAATGAAGTTGATACAAGCTCTGTTGAACCGCTTTCTCATCCTGTTGAAATGAACAATGTTTTTCGTGAAGATATTAAAGGAAAGAGCTTATCAGCAGAAGAAGCACTTAAGAATGCTCCATCAAAAGATGATAAATATTTTCACGTTCCTAAAGTAATCGGCTGA
- a CDS encoding LPS-assembly protein LptD, with product MKIIVPLVILFFNLQLFAQDVDSLKLVDSLFTSLNDSLNVVDSLKSKKSDVDTIIYVSSEDSLIFNVKNKKMNIYGNGELKYKETDLKSASMLVDFNTSTIEAIGVESDSAEGKYDGTPVLVEKGETYEGFRMKYNFKTQQGFISSAGTEDDGTKYSGAKIKKMDKETYFIEDGIYTTCTEDCPHYHFSAKHMKVINKEQIIAEWIWINFGGVPFPVPIPFAVFPIEKGRRSGIIPPAFGDDGTYGRYFSRFGYFWAISDYMDLNLTADYYTRGSYNLNSRFRYAQRYSYTGNLETGYSFFKTGESTDENKDERTDWRIRWNHNQSITPTLRFDANLEFISGNYLRRNVTDFNELLRNDIFSNATVFKSWEESGISLSGSYSRTQSLESGNINEVLPSISFSKSQMYPFQRKGGSGEKKWYETFGVSYNSQLQNNRVKTDGDLRIRGGIQHNISTSFAPKIGYFSFTPSFRYQEKWYNKMVEKSVTGIDTAGRDVVTTDDVYKINMVRTFGLGLSASTKIYGMFQPNSLGVSAIRHTISPTISYNYTPDFSTPFWDYYSSYVNSKGEEVKYSKFEREIFGGASNQEQQNISFSVSNIFEMKTAVDPTDTTSRENKIQLLNLNASVGYNFAADSLKFSDISLNYRTQIGQYLSFSGSSTYTLYDYSEESNRINKFLINQGKGLLRLTNFNFSISTSLSGDRLTSGDGSDYVPQQQNDQYQLGNTGNVYQGIYNEKDADFSIPWDISLNYNYSVNKPTPLKMTKFSGLSGSVNFNITKNWKFSFAGSYDLERKEFAAPQIKISRDLHCWLMNFTWQPLGIYRGYRFEIRVKAPQLQDLKVTKRDEFFDGR from the coding sequence ATGAAAATAATCGTTCCTCTTGTTATTCTGTTTTTTAACCTTCAACTGTTTGCGCAGGATGTTGACTCGCTGAAACTTGTCGACTCACTTTTCACTTCTTTAAATGATTCTCTTAATGTTGTTGATTCTCTCAAATCAAAGAAATCGGATGTTGATACAATAATTTATGTCAGTTCGGAGGATTCACTCATCTTCAATGTGAAAAACAAAAAGATGAATATTTATGGGAACGGCGAACTTAAGTATAAAGAGACGGATTTGAAGAGCGCTTCAATGTTAGTTGACTTCAACACAAGTACAATTGAAGCTATAGGTGTTGAGAGTGATTCAGCTGAAGGGAAATATGACGGCACTCCCGTGCTGGTCGAAAAAGGCGAAACATACGAAGGCTTCAGGATGAAGTATAACTTCAAGACACAGCAGGGATTTATTTCATCGGCAGGAACTGAAGATGATGGGACGAAATATTCCGGTGCCAAAATTAAAAAGATGGATAAGGAAACATATTTTATTGAAGATGGAATTTATACTACCTGTACAGAGGATTGTCCGCATTATCATTTTTCTGCAAAGCATATGAAGGTGATTAATAAGGAACAGATAATTGCTGAGTGGATATGGATAAACTTTGGAGGTGTTCCATTTCCAGTACCCATACCGTTTGCGGTTTTCCCGATTGAGAAGGGAAGAAGAAGCGGAATAATTCCTCCGGCATTCGGTGATGATGGAACTTATGGAAGATACTTTTCCCGTTTTGGATATTTTTGGGCGATCAGTGATTATATGGATCTGAACCTGACCGCAGACTATTATACCCGCGGCAGTTACAATCTTAACAGCCGTTTCCGGTATGCACAACGATATAGTTATACAGGAAATCTTGAAACAGGTTACTCATTCTTTAAGACCGGCGAAAGTACTGATGAAAATAAAGATGAACGGACAGACTGGAGAATAAGGTGGAATCATAATCAAAGTATTACACCTACTTTACGGTTTGATGCCAATCTTGAATTCATTTCAGGAAATTATTTAAGAAGAAACGTAACTGATTTTAATGAACTTCTTAGGAATGATATTTTTTCAAATGCAACCGTATTTAAGTCCTGGGAAGAATCAGGAATAAGTTTATCGGGAAGTTACAGCCGGACTCAATCACTCGAAAGCGGAAATATTAATGAAGTACTTCCAAGTATTTCTTTCAGCAAATCGCAGATGTATCCGTTTCAACGAAAAGGCGGTTCGGGAGAAAAAAAATGGTATGAAACTTTTGGAGTCAGTTATAACTCGCAACTTCAGAATAACCGGGTAAAGACAGATGGTGACCTACGTATAAGAGGCGGTATTCAGCATAACATCTCAACAAGCTTTGCCCCTAAAATCGGTTATTTTAGTTTTACACCAAGTTTCAGATACCAGGAAAAATGGTACAACAAGATGGTTGAGAAAAGTGTCACAGGTATTGATACCGCGGGAAGAGACGTTGTAACAACCGATGATGTTTATAAAATTAATATGGTAAGAACATTCGGATTGGGATTAAGCGCGTCGACAAAAATTTATGGTATGTTCCAGCCTAATTCGCTTGGCGTAAGTGCGATCAGGCACACAATAAGCCCGACAATTTCATATAACTACACTCCTGATTTCTCGACACCATTCTGGGATTATTACTCTTCTTATGTAAATTCAAAGGGCGAGGAAGTTAAGTACAGTAAGTTTGAACGTGAAATTTTCGGCGGTGCTTCAAACCAGGAACAGCAGAATATTTCGTTTTCTGTCTCAAACATATTTGAAATGAAAACCGCTGTTGATCCTACAGATACAACATCCAGAGAAAATAAAATTCAACTGCTGAATCTTAATGCCTCTGTCGGTTATAACTTTGCCGCCGACAGTCTGAAATTTTCTGACATCAGTTTAAATTACAGAACACAAATCGGGCAGTACTTAAGTTTTTCCGGTTCCTCAACTTATACACTTTACGATTACAGTGAAGAAAGCAATAGGATCAATAAATTTCTTATCAACCAGGGAAAAGGATTGCTAAGACTTACGAATTTTAATTTTTCAATTTCGACAAGTCTTTCAGGAGACAGGCTCACTTCGGGTGACGGAAGTGATTATGTACCTCAGCAGCAGAATGATCAATATCAATTGGGTAATACAGGGAATGTTTACCAGGGTATTTACAACGAGAAGGATGCTGACTTCTCCATACCATGGGATATTTCACTTAACTATAACTATTCAGTCAACAAGCCAACACCGCTAAAGATGACAAAATTTTCAGGGCTAAGCGGAAGTGTTAATTTCAATATTACAAAGAACTGGAAATTCTCATTCGCCGGCAGTTATGATCTTGAAAGAAAAGAATTTGCAGCACCACAAATAAAAATATCTCGTGATCTTCATTGCTGGTTAATGAATTTTACGTGGCAGCCGCTTGGAATTTACCGGGGCTATAGGTTCGAAATAAGAGTCAAAGCTCCGCAGCTACAAGATCTGAAAGTAACCAAGCGCGATGAATTTTTTGATGGAAGATAA
- a CDS encoding ROK family protein codes for MKKEKYSVGVDLGGTNIKIGIVSNSGRIISKTSLKTEADKGPVHIINQIIAGIDSVLENRDMKIKGIGIGFPGTVSNKSGLVQSPPNLPGWGKVDIRKKIEKKFNKKVVLENDANAAAIGELIFGAGRKYDSFIMVTLGTGVGGGIVINKKIFHGESGAAGELGHVIIDSNGASCNCGSTGCVEAYAGNNYLKNRVKEELPANNDSKLWEIIGSDLQNVSPKNIQRAAEENDKYASGVITDLGVYIGTALTSVSNILDITTFIIGGGISGFGTPLLSSIKDTIVSKVLFPKRKRIKIIPARLKNDAGIKGASALVFYKS; via the coding sequence ATGAAGAAAGAAAAATATTCAGTAGGTGTTGATCTTGGCGGAACTAATATCAAGATAGGAATCGTTTCTAATTCCGGCAGAATAATTTCCAAAACATCGTTGAAGACAGAAGCAGATAAAGGTCCGGTTCACATTATAAACCAGATAATTGCGGGTATTGATTCAGTACTTGAAAACCGGGATATGAAAATTAAAGGAATAGGGATTGGATTTCCCGGCACAGTATCTAATAAAAGCGGATTAGTACAAAGCCCTCCGAATCTTCCCGGCTGGGGCAAAGTTGATATCAGGAAAAAGATTGAGAAAAAGTTTAATAAGAAAGTTGTCCTCGAAAATGACGCAAACGCTGCTGCGATTGGCGAGCTTATTTTTGGTGCAGGCAGAAAATATGATTCATTTATTATGGTGACACTTGGAACAGGTGTTGGCGGCGGAATAGTTATCAATAAAAAAATATTTCATGGGGAGTCGGGAGCTGCCGGAGAACTTGGTCACGTTATAATAGATAGTAATGGTGCTTCCTGCAATTGCGGGTCCACCGGATGTGTGGAAGCTTATGCCGGTAATAACTATTTGAAGAACAGAGTTAAGGAAGAACTGCCGGCAAACAATGACTCAAAACTCTGGGAAATTATCGGGAGCGATCTTCAAAACGTTTCTCCAAAAAATATTCAAAGGGCTGCGGAGGAAAATGATAAGTATGCATCCGGCGTCATTACTGATCTTGGTGTTTATATCGGGACAGCTCTAACTTCTGTCAGTAATATTCTTGATATAACCACGTTCATTATTGGCGGCGGAATATCCGGATTTGGTACTCCTTTATTATCATCGATAAAGGATACAATCGTAAGTAAAGTTCTTTTCCCTAAACGTAAAAGAATAAAAATTATTCCTGCGCGATTAAAGAATGATGCGGGTATAAAAGGTGCATCAGCACTGGTGTTCTATAAGTCCTGA
- a CDS encoding tetratricopeptide repeat protein, producing MKRLTIILLILLAVNLLMVSDSSAVQQVDAESSLKKANELYINKNYDSAISEYEKLVSEGFESVELFYNLGNAYYRSGRYGYAVLNYERALKLSPADEDVIHNIALVNSQLVDKVDTLPKFFLFQWWESLLAVFSLSGWTTIAYILLILVLLAAIGYFFSITLVQQKISVVSGIVSIILLLLSVSILIVRLNREVNLKAGVVVEQAVTVKLAPDEKSNDGFIIHEGLKVKVEDRIDDWLKIRLEDGKIGWIPGDKVRVI from the coding sequence ATGAAAAGATTAACAATCATATTACTGATATTACTTGCAGTTAATCTGTTGATGGTAAGTGATTCAAGCGCTGTTCAGCAAGTTGATGCTGAATCATCTTTAAAAAAAGCAAATGAACTGTACATAAATAAAAATTATGATTCAGCCATAAGCGAGTATGAAAAATTAGTATCTGAAGGATTTGAAAGTGTTGAGTTGTTTTATAATCTTGGAAATGCATACTACAGGTCAGGCAGATATGGTTATGCTGTTTTGAATTATGAACGTGCATTAAAATTATCTCCGGCAGACGAAGATGTAATTCATAACATCGCACTGGTTAACTCACAATTAGTTGATAAAGTTGACACGCTTCCAAAGTTTTTTCTGTTTCAATGGTGGGAAAGTTTACTTGCTGTATTTTCATTAAGCGGCTGGACGACCATTGCTTATATACTCCTAATTTTGGTTTTATTAGCTGCTATAGGGTACTTTTTTTCAATCACTTTGGTTCAACAAAAAATATCAGTTGTATCAGGCATTGTTTCGATTATTTTACTTCTTTTATCTGTTTCGATATTAATAGTCAGGCTTAACAGGGAAGTCAATTTAAAAGCAGGTGTAGTTGTTGAACAGGCAGTCACAGTAAAATTAGCTCCTGATGAAAAAAGTAACGATGGTTTTATAATCCACGAAGGATTGAAAGTAAAAGTTGAAGACCGGATAGATGACTGGCTGAAGATCAGGCTTGAGGACGGAAAAATCGGCTGGATTCCGGGGGATAAAGTCCGGGTCATTTAA
- a CDS encoding M48 family metallopeptidase, with the protein MDSKKYNNTKLAIGISKSIVVFVLIFLFVFLDYSLKLDNYLFQTFENPYLRFIIFILIIGFAGSILFSPLSYYSGFYLEHKYNLSNQNIWKWILENLKGLVVSLAVGIPVLLIFYYSLEKFNTDWWLPFSIAMFFISVVLARIAPIVILPLFYKIIPIENDELKFRISELSKDAGLKIDNVYKFDMSKNTRKANAAFTGIGKSKRIILGDTLLEKYSNDEIETVLAHEMGHYKKKHIVKGIFFNTALSFITFFVIAKLYEHSIALFGFNSLTQIGALPLLTLWAMVVGLFLTPLGNILSRKYEYEADEYAVTATSKADDFISTLNKLSEQNLGDKQPHPFVEWFFYSHPSIEKRIKAIKEFAGTNNYRNTELAGKS; encoded by the coding sequence ATGGATTCCAAAAAATATAATAATACCAAACTCGCAATAGGAATATCAAAAAGTATTGTAGTATTTGTACTGATTTTTTTATTCGTGTTTCTTGATTACAGTCTTAAACTTGACAACTACCTTTTTCAAACATTTGAAAATCCCTATCTGCGATTCATCATTTTTATTTTGATAATCGGGTTTGCGGGTTCAATACTTTTTTCTCCGCTGAGTTATTACTCCGGTTTTTATCTTGAGCATAAGTATAACCTATCAAACCAGAATATCTGGAAGTGGATCCTGGAAAATCTTAAGGGATTAGTTGTATCGTTGGCAGTTGGAATTCCGGTGTTGTTGATCTTTTACTATTCACTTGAAAAATTTAATACTGACTGGTGGCTGCCGTTTTCCATCGCAATGTTTTTTATATCTGTTGTATTAGCCAGGATTGCGCCGATAGTCATCCTTCCTTTATTCTACAAAATTATTCCAATTGAAAATGATGAACTTAAATTCAGAATCTCTGAGCTATCAAAGGACGCGGGTCTGAAAATAGACAATGTTTACAAGTTTGATATGAGTAAGAATACAAGGAAAGCGAATGCTGCTTTTACAGGTATAGGTAAATCAAAGAGGATAATATTAGGCGACACATTGCTTGAAAAGTACTCGAATGATGAGATCGAAACTGTACTGGCTCATGAAATGGGACATTACAAAAAGAAACACATTGTGAAAGGTATTTTCTTCAACACTGCTTTAAGTTTTATAACATTTTTTGTCATTGCGAAATTATATGAACATTCTATCGCCCTGTTCGGATTTAATTCCTTAACACAAATTGGAGCATTGCCACTCCTTACTTTATGGGCTATGGTTGTGGGATTATTCCTTACACCTCTTGGAAATATTCTTTCAAGGAAATATGAATATGAAGCTGATGAATATGCAGTAACTGCAACCAGCAAAGCTGATGATTTTATCTCCACTTTAAACAAACTGAGCGAACAAAACCTTGGTGATAAGCAACCTCATCCTTTTGTTGAATGGTTTTTCTACAGTCATCCTTCTATTGAAAAGAGAATCAAAGCAATAAAAGAATTTGCAGGTACGAACAATTATCGAAACACAGAGTTAGCAGGTAAAAGTTGA
- a CDS encoding NYN domain-containing protein, whose amino-acid sequence MKTYIIDGNNLIGKSKQLANLQKKDGEASREKLVNIINNYFHDKNHKVFIHFDGFESSPLNSTKSKIVYSDSKEADHKIKEQIEHTQNKKNVIVVTSDSNLQQFAKVCRCEYLSSENFLQSIYADKTDDEETRRKEIDDNDEFKRLFGV is encoded by the coding sequence ATGAAGACTTATATAATCGACGGTAATAATCTGATTGGCAAAAGCAAGCAGCTTGCAAATCTTCAAAAGAAAGACGGGGAGGCATCCAGGGAAAAACTTGTAAACATCATCAACAATTATTTTCATGATAAAAATCATAAAGTGTTTATTCATTTTGATGGATTTGAATCATCGCCTTTAAATTCAACCAAATCAAAAATTGTATACTCGGATTCAAAAGAAGCTGACCATAAAATAAAAGAACAGATCGAGCACACCCAAAACAAAAAAAATGTTATAGTTGTTACATCGGATTCAAATCTTCAACAGTTTGCAAAGGTTTGCAGATGTGAATATTTGTCCAGCGAAAACTTTTTGCAAAGTATTTATGCGGATAAAACCGATGATGAGGAAACCCGCCGGAAAGAAATTGATGATAATGATGAGTTCAAAAGATTATTCGGTGTTTAG
- a CDS encoding pyridoxal-phosphate dependent enzyme — protein MMSSISRIKLTNIPTPLQQVTFENQKFFIKRDDLTGIELSGNKVRKLEYLLSQAKKEKAEYIFTCGGEQSNHARATVIAASQLGLKTKLFLWGKAAKSFSGNSFFYKYFNAEIKFLDRKEYENVNEIMTAERNKYVKEGKNVFVIPEGGSTSIGIMGYMDFVDELQKQIDLSRIKGIVLAAGSGGTAAGIIAGFTHKKIKAKVYAVNVLYSKEEIRKKILMLAEACLLENNIMTKINPEQLVVVDGYSKEGYKNITRKKLSLIKKFALETGIILDPAYTGKAFNAYYDLFISQHKCGGNIFLHTGGIWGVMSKSKEYLSIK, from the coding sequence ATGATGTCAAGTATCTCACGGATAAAACTGACAAATATTCCGACCCCGCTTCAGCAGGTAACATTTGAGAATCAAAAATTTTTTATCAAACGGGATGATCTTACCGGAATTGAGCTAAGCGGCAACAAAGTAAGAAAACTTGAATACCTGTTATCTCAGGCAAAAAAAGAAAAAGCAGAATATATTTTTACCTGCGGAGGTGAACAGTCAAATCACGCACGCGCAACTGTAATTGCTGCCTCTCAATTAGGACTTAAAACAAAATTATTCTTATGGGGAAAAGCTGCTAAATCTTTTTCAGGCAATTCTTTCTTTTATAAGTATTTCAATGCTGAAATAAAATTTCTTGACAGGAAAGAATATGAAAATGTTAATGAGATAATGACTGCTGAAAGAAATAAGTATGTAAAAGAAGGAAAGAATGTTTTTGTCATTCCCGAAGGCGGGTCCACCTCAATTGGAATTATGGGCTATATGGATTTTGTCGATGAATTACAGAAACAGATTGATCTATCCAGAATCAAGGGAATTGTTTTAGCAGCTGGCAGCGGCGGCACTGCAGCGGGTATTATTGCTGGTTTTACGCACAAAAAAATTAAAGCAAAAGTATACGCAGTCAATGTCTTGTACTCCAAAGAGGAAATCAGAAAAAAAATTCTAATGCTTGCTGAAGCGTGTCTGCTTGAAAATAATATAATGACAAAAATTAATCCCGAGCAGCTCGTGGTTGTTGACGGGTATTCAAAAGAGGGATATAAAAATATTACTCGCAAAAAATTATCATTGATTAAAAAGTTTGCTCTTGAAACAGGAATCATACTTGATCCTGCATACACAGGCAAAGCTTTCAACGCATACTATGATTTATTCATTAGTCAGCATAAGTGCGGCGGAAATATTTTTCTGCATACAGGTGGAATATGGGGAGTAATGAGTAAAAGCAAAGAATACCTATCAATCAAATAA
- the kdsB gene encoding 3-deoxy-manno-octulosonate cytidylyltransferase: MEKQMVVGIIPARFASTRLLGKPLADIGGKPMIQHTYESSLKSKLLNKVIIAVDDTKVEEAAKNFGANVLMTPKDIPTGSDRLAYVIKDIPEAKIIVNIQGDEPFINGTMIDQAIEPLLFDRSISISTLAKKIETVEELKSPSIPKVVFDYNNFAMYFSRSPIPFVRDARSYLERIQKTDIYKHIGLYVYRREALLKFTRLEATDLEQTEKLEQLRMLENGMKIKIVVTEFDTLSVDTPDDLSRARKYYSQLKKTK, from the coding sequence ATGGAAAAACAAATGGTTGTAGGAATAATTCCTGCCCGCTTTGCATCTACAAGACTTCTTGGCAAACCTCTTGCGGATATTGGCGGTAAACCTATGATTCAGCACACATACGAAAGTTCGCTCAAATCAAAGCTGCTTAATAAAGTTATTATTGCTGTAGATGATACGAAGGTTGAAGAAGCGGCTAAAAATTTCGGCGCTAACGTTTTAATGACACCAAAAGATATTCCCACAGGCTCCGACAGACTCGCATATGTAATTAAAGATATTCCCGAAGCAAAAATTATTGTGAACATACAAGGTGATGAACCATTTATTAATGGGACAATGATTGACCAGGCAATTGAGCCGTTGTTATTTGACAGATCGATCAGTATTTCAACATTGGCAAAAAAAATTGAAACTGTTGAAGAGCTTAAATCTCCGTCAATCCCTAAAGTTGTTTTTGATTATAATAACTTTGCAATGTATTTCTCACGCTCTCCAATTCCTTTTGTACGTGATGCCCGTTCATATCTAGAACGGATACAAAAAACAGATATATATAAACATATAGGACTATATGTTTACAGACGTGAAGCATTACTTAAATTCACAAGACTTGAAGCCACTGACCTGGAACAGACAGAGAAACTTGAACAGTTGAGAATGCTCGAAAACGGGATGAAGATAAAAATTGTAGTAACAGAATTTGATACACTCTCAGTTGACACGCCTGATGATCTTTCACGGGCAAGAAAATATTATTCACAATTAAAGAAGACAAAATGA
- a CDS encoding 1-acyl-sn-glycerol-3-phosphate acyltransferase, whose translation MTTYIRIFFIVLFTIICSVFAIIFALADKSYRSYFWLSKIFSGGVLWISGIKLNVTGIENFQPEGTYILVSNHSSQFDIPAMQYAIPVRMSIVFKQELVKIPLFGWQLYLGPYVMINRKKADEAVKSIERAKFLMKEKKVSILLFAEGTRSRDGEIQPFKRGAFYLASRVGQPIIPVTISGAQKILPKGSLRINPGTLSIHFDKPIYTTGKESRQEELNLMQQVREVVLKNYQSVV comes from the coding sequence TTGACAACTTATATCAGAATATTTTTTATAGTTTTATTCACAATTATCTGTTCAGTATTTGCGATAATATTTGCTCTGGCAGATAAAAGTTATCGCTCATATTTCTGGCTTTCAAAAATATTCTCAGGTGGAGTTTTATGGATCAGCGGAATCAAACTTAACGTAACAGGAATTGAGAATTTCCAGCCTGAAGGAACATATATTCTTGTCTCTAATCATAGCAGCCAGTTTGATATACCCGCAATGCAGTATGCAATACCAGTCAGAATGAGTATTGTGTTTAAACAGGAACTCGTAAAAATTCCGTTGTTCGGGTGGCAGTTGTATTTAGGACCTTACGTAATGATAAACAGAAAAAAAGCTGATGAAGCTGTAAAGAGTATCGAGCGCGCAAAGTTTCTGATGAAAGAAAAAAAAGTTTCAATCCTGTTATTTGCTGAAGGAACAAGAAGCAGGGATGGCGAAATTCAGCCGTTCAAACGCGGCGCTTTTTATCTTGCATCAAGAGTCGGGCAGCCTATAATTCCTGTCACAATTTCAGGCGCACAAAAAATATTGCCTAAGGGCTCATTAAGAATTAATCCGGGAACATTGTCGATACACTTTGATAAACCGATCTATACAACCGGAAAGGAATCAAGGCAGGAAGAATTAAATCTTATGCAGCAGGTAAGAGAAGTGGTTTTAAAAAATTATCAGTCGGTGGTATAA
- a CDS encoding protein BatD: protein MLQQTVKIFFLILVISFSSIAQSFEASVNNTKVGAGDRFQVSFTFSGEDINSLKNFSPPDFSGFMVLSGPNQSTSMQIINGAVSASKTLSYILQPKSEGNFTIESASIDFKGSILKTKPIKIEVAKGTVKQDNSSNKSSVSNEEIAKNLFIRATIDKSRAYVGEQVTVVYKLYTRLNIAAQMSVSKIPQYRGFWAEELETSNNLSYSIEVLDGRQFRVAVLKRVALFPSQSGELSVTPFQLTVPVQIQKERRSNNIFDDFFSDPFGRNEIVNVEVKSNTLNVKVNPLPEDGKPESFNGAVGNFTLNAKLDKQETKANEPVALKISIAGTGNISLIELNELNLPPGIEKYDPQSDEQINRSAKVGGKKNLEYLLVPRAVGKKEIPAIEFSFFNPSDEKYVTLSAGGFNLNVLEGEGGEIYTSTSKEGIKMLGRDIRFIKTDTGSISKGSGILLHQTGFLLAVFFPMIIAVGAISWKVRKDKLSGDVRRLKFVQAEKIAKSRLKNAKKLLETKQQQSFYNEISQALFGYLEDKLQIPKSEFTLERAVEELELKKLNPELINDMKTSIEKCEYVRFAPRSNGQAEMNEMYSRLSNVIIGIEKTLSSK from the coding sequence ATGCTTCAGCAAACCGTAAAAATATTTTTTTTAATTCTGGTAATTAGTTTTTCTTCAATTGCCCAATCCTTTGAAGCAAGTGTAAATAATACAAAAGTTGGAGCAGGCGACAGATTCCAGGTATCATTTACATTTTCCGGTGAAGATATTAACAGCCTTAAAAATTTTTCTCCGCCGGATTTTAGCGGGTTTATGGTTTTATCCGGACCAAATCAATCAACCAGTATGCAGATCATTAACGGTGCTGTATCTGCATCAAAAACTTTATCTTATATTTTGCAACCTAAGAGTGAAGGTAACTTCACGATTGAATCCGCCTCAATTGATTTCAAAGGATCAATACTTAAAACGAAGCCGATAAAAATTGAAGTAGCAAAAGGCACAGTCAAGCAGGATAATTCCAGTAACAAATCTTCGGTTTCTAATGAAGAGATTGCAAAAAATTTATTCATAAGGGCTACAATTGACAAATCACGCGCGTATGTTGGTGAACAGGTTACAGTTGTTTATAAGCTTTACACACGACTGAATATTGCTGCTCAAATGTCAGTTTCAAAAATTCCACAGTACCGGGGATTCTGGGCTGAAGAACTTGAAACATCAAACAATCTTTCATATTCGATAGAAGTTCTGGACGGCAGGCAATTCCGGGTTGCCGTGCTCAAACGTGTGGCGTTGTTTCCATCTCAATCAGGTGAGCTATCAGTAACACCATTCCAGTTGACCGTTCCTGTTCAAATACAAAAAGAAAGAAGATCGAATAATATTTTCGATGACTTCTTCAGTGATCCTTTTGGAAGAAATGAAATCGTAAATGTTGAGGTGAAATCGAATACACTTAATGTAAAAGTGAATCCGCTTCCCGAAGATGGAAAACCTGAATCATTCAACGGAGCAGTCGGCAACTTTACTTTGAATGCTAAGCTGGATAAACAGGAGACGAAAGCAAATGAACCCGTTGCACTAAAAATAAGTATTGCCGGCACCGGCAACATAAGTCTTATTGAACTTAACGAGTTAAATCTGCCGCCGGGAATTGAAAAGTATGATCCGCAATCAGATGAACAAATAAATCGCTCAGCGAAAGTCGGCGGTAAAAAAAATCTTGAATATTTACTTGTCCCGCGCGCAGTTGGAAAAAAAGAGATACCTGCAATTGAGTTTTCATTCTTTAATCCTTCTGATGAAAAATACGTTACTCTTTCCGCTGGGGGGTTTAATCTGAATGTGTTGGAAGGTGAAGGCGGCGAGATTTACACATCCACATCCAAAGAAGGTATAAAAATGCTTGGAAGGGATATTCGTTTTATAAAGACAGATACCGGTTCAATATCAAAAGGCAGCGGGATACTTTTGCATCAAACAGGATTTTTATTGGCAGTATTTTTCCCGATGATCATTGCGGTTGGAGCGATTTCCTGGAAAGTAAGGAAAGATAAATTGTCCGGTGATGTTCGCAGGTTGAAGTTTGTTCAGGCTGAAAAGATTGCAAAGTCTCGTTTGAAGAATGCAAAAAAACTCCTTGAAACAAAACAGCAGCAGAGTTTCTATAATGAAATTTCTCAAGCGCTGTTTGGCTACCTGGAAGATAAACTGCAAATTCCTAAATCCGAATTTACTCTTGAGCGTGCTGTTGAGGAACTTGAATTGAAAAAGTTAAATCCGGAATTGATAAACGATATGAAAACATCGATAGAAAAATGTGAATACGTGAGATTTGCTCCAAGAAGTAATGGTCAGGCTGAAATGAACGAAATGTATTCACGATTATCCAACGTTATAATCGGAATAGAAAAAACTCTTTCATCGAAATGA